AGCACCGAGCGCAGCTGTGTGGAGAAGACGCGCCGCTCCTGTTGGGCCCGGAGATAGTCGATGGCGCTGATGCGCTCCCCCTCTTGCAGACGACGCAGAGTGAGGGAACCATAGAAGGCCGCGCGCTCGCTGAGCCAGCCGCGCTCACGATGGACAAAGGCGGCCTCGGGCAGCTGAATAGTACGGAAGGTCGCTAGCGAGGGCCGGCTGAGCAGCACCTCGCTGATCTGGGCCCCAGCTTCCTGGAAGATGAGAACAGCCGCGCGCCAGGCTGCACGCACCTCGGGATCGAGCGGTGCCACGAAGTCCTCGGGCGGCAGGCCCAGCCGTAAGCCCTGCAGCGAGAGCGGTCCCCGCCCCTCTGGTCCCTCGATGAGCAGCGCTGAAGAGCGCGAGGGAGGACCCGAGACACTCTCGGGATCACGTGGGTCATAGCCAGCAATGGCATCGAAGAGGAAAGCGCAGTCCTCGGCGCTGCGTGCCAGTGGCCCAACGTGATCCAGCGAACGTGAGAGCGGTATGACTCCATGACAACTCACGCGCCCATAGGTCGGTTTGAGACCGGTGACCCCACAGCAGGCAGCCGGAATGCGAATTGAGCCACCAGTATCCGTGCCGATAGCCCCGGAGCACATACCAGCAGCAACCGCGACCGCCGAGCCACCGCTTGAGCCACCAGGGACATGGTCACGCTTCCAGGGATTGCGCGTCGGTGGCGTAAAGACGCCAAGACCGAATTCGTGGGTATTGGTCTTGCCGATGATGATCGCCCCGTGCCGTCGCAGATGCTCCACAACACTCGCATCTTCGGGCGCTACATAGTCAGCCAGCACTCGCGAACCCGCGGTCAGGGGCTCCCCCCGTACGGCAATGAGGTCTTTGACGGCAATGGGAATACCATGAAGGGGACCACGGAAGAAGCCGCGCCGCTGCTCGCTCTCGGCCTCGTCGGCAGCCTGCAGGGCCGCGTCGCGCATCACGCTGATAAAAGCATGGAGCTCACCGTCGAGGGCCTCGATGCGCTCCAGGGCCTCGCTGACGAGTTCTCCAGGGGTTGTCATTCCAGAGCGGATGTCATCCGCCAGCTCGCGAATGGATCGATAGAGCATGCTTCCCTTTCACACTGCGCAATGTACGCTTGTCTGCCCCGGGCAATGGGTGACCTGGCCTTCCTTCTATTGTACCACGTGCAGATCAGCCACCACGCTCCAGCCTCTCCCCATCTATGCGCTCTCGATACGCTCCGAGATAGACAGACAGAGAGACAGAAAAGTCGCGCAGACAGAGATGGCCGGTACGATGGATGGGGAAGACCACCACTCTGCCCGCGCGACCGCTTCGCTTGTTCGCGACAGCGGCAACGTTAGAGCTGCCCGAGTCCGTGAGTCGCTTCCTGTCCAGGCTTCCAGCGCAGGTTGGGGCGGCGCGCCGCCAGCGCCTGATCAAGCCGCCCGACTG
This window of the Thermogemmatispora onikobensis genome carries:
- a CDS encoding Asp-tRNA(Asn)/Glu-tRNA(Gln) amidotransferase GatCAB subunit A, which gives rise to MLYRSIRELADDIRSGMTTPGELVSEALERIEALDGELHAFISVMRDAALQAADEAESEQRRGFFRGPLHGIPIAVKDLIAVRGEPLTAGSRVLADYVAPEDASVVEHLRRHGAIIIGKTNTHEFGLGVFTPPTRNPWKRDHVPGGSSGGSAVAVAAGMCSGAIGTDTGGSIRIPAACCGVTGLKPTYGRVSCHGVIPLSRSLDHVGPLARSAEDCAFLFDAIAGYDPRDPESVSGPPSRSSALLIEGPEGRGPLSLQGLRLGLPPEDFVAPLDPEVRAAWRAAVLIFQEAGAQISEVLLSRPSLATFRTIQLPEAAFVHRERGWLSERAAFYGSLTLRRLQEGERISAIDYLRAQQERRVFSTQLRSVLQRVDALVLPAQPMPAIPIAQIDQEITIEGQREEATTASLRLTLPFNLAGLPAVAFPCGFSQTGLPLSLQVVGNAFDEATVLRIAHAYQQLTDWHRRDIP